A single window of Bombyx mori chromosome 9, ASM3026992v2 DNA harbors:
- the LOC119629859 gene encoding piggyBac transposable element-derived protein 4-like isoform X2, whose translation MERFNLIAIEDLPAGEPIEQALTERSKRSWNPRNYEPDGEDIPVILSSPAIPPSPAMYVECGGSGTSTPSSRYNIQISVHGSRSPSPSHKRVRRSLCPDQEHDTTNRDSISSLRRPLRDSEICYLLHYGSDDDDSDDESQNDNDEIVPMIIPRAAGILMDTPDDEEIEIDTAAATKPLVTSSAPSIISAPTSPARDTGMKPSHFFEFDWGTFPDSPIPPTERRESFKEHSGPTVAVSDPYEIFRLIWDQEFMEFIVQETNRYAQQLAAEMLDGGELQASSRITEWKETNVDELLVFFGILLAMGIVIKNRVEEYWNTEQNIFSTPGFKVYMSLRRFQLLSRCLHFNNSENLRNLNLDPSQAKLFKVEPVISHLNSKFTELYIMKQNIALDESLLQWKGWLNINQFIPNKAAAVGIKTYEICESQTGYLWRFKIHAHKASPTVSEADPFTASTPALVLNLIKGLEHKGYTLWMDNFYNSPALARKLKSIGFDCVGTLRTNRKYVPTELTNLKKSQMKPGQVVGYTSGDVDCIIWRDQNRVATISTYHGNAVSTKNGVTKLILIRDYNICMGGVDKKDQMLAAFPIERKRTQIWYKKLFKRLLNVSVLNAYIIHKQTATEVLDHRGFRKNLVESLLRRHSIKMQPYVFSARVQDTIFEVSRHHPAEYPRLTSLNSTNRHRHPCKVCGKRTVTYCVGCDKPVCVFTCFVKLHN comes from the exons ATGGAAAG ATTTAACCTTATTGCAATTGAGGATTTGCCCGCTGGGGAACCGATAGAGCAGGCATTGACGGAGCGAAGTAAGCGTTCATGGAACCC cCGAAATTATGAACCTGACGGAGAGGACATTCCAGTAATTTTGTCTTCACCTGCGATTCCGCCATCACCggcaat GTACGTTGAATGTGGCGGCAGTGGTACGAGCACGCCATCTTCTAGATATAATATACAGATTTCTGTACATGGCAGCCGTAGTCCTTCGCCGTCACATAAACGTGTGCGTCGATCGCTTTGCCCAGACCAAGAACATGATACTAC GAACAGAGATTCTATTTCATCGCTACGTCGACCGCTACGAGACTCTGAAATTTGCTACTTGTTGCACTATG gaAGTGACGACGATGACAGCGATGATGAGAGCCAGAATGATAACGACGAAATCGTTCCCATGATTATCCCCCGGGCAGCTGGAATACTGATGGACACTCCGGACGACGAGGAGATTGAGATTGACACGGCGGCGGCAACTAAACCTCTTGTGACATCTTCCGCGCCTTCCATCATTTCAGCACCTACATCACCAGCGCGTGATACCGGTATGAAGCCTAGTCATTTTTTTGAATTTGACTGGGGAACTTTCCCTGACTCTCCTATACCGCCAACAGAAAGGCGTGAATCTTTTAAGGAACACTCTGGTCCCACTGTTGCTGTAAGTGACCCTTACGAGATTTTTAGACTTATTTGGGACCAGGAGTTCATGGAATTTATTGTGCAGGAAACAAATAGATATGCCCAACAATTAGCTGCTGAAATGTTGGACGGCGGGGAATTACAGGCCTCCAGTAGGATTACAGAATGGAAAGAAACCAATGTAGACGAGTTATTGGTGTTCTTCGGAATATTACTGGCGATGGGAATCGTCATAAAGAACCGGGTTGAAGAGTACTGGAATACGGAACAAAACATCTTCTCCACTCCAGGTTTCAAAGTATATATGTCGCTTAGGAGGTTCCAGTTACTCAGCAGGtgcttacattttaataattccgAGAACTTGAGAAACCTCAACCTGGATCCCTCACAGGCAAAGCTTTTTAAAGTGGAGCCTGTGATTAGCCATTTGAATTCCAAGTTCACGGAATTATATATAATGAAGCAGAACATTGCTTTAGATGAATCGCTGCTGCAGTGGAAAGGTTGGTTGAACATCAACCAATTTATTCCAAACAAAGCTGCAGCAGTGGGCATAAAAACTTACGAAATATGTGAGTCGCAGACGGGGTATTTATGGCGATTTAAAATCCATGCCCATAAGGCTTCGCCTACAGTCTCAGAGGCTGATCCATTCACAGCGAGTACACCGGCGTTGGTTCTTAACCTTATCAAAGGTTTAGAACACAAAGGATACACGTTGTGGATGGATAACTTCTACAATTCCCCAGCACTTGCCCGAAAACTCAAATCGATTGGGTTTGATTGTGTCGGTACGTTGCGGACAAACCGCAAGTATGTCCCGACGGAACTGACCaatctgaaaaaatctcagatgAAGCCCGGGCAAGTAGTAGGCTATACCAGTGGAGATGTCGATTGCATAATATGGAGAGATCAGAACCGCGTAGCGACGATCTCAACGTACCATGGCAATGCCGTCTCCACTAAAAACGGAGTAACAAAACTTATTTTGATACGTGACTACAACATCTGCATGGGTGGCGTGGATAAAAAAGATCAGATGTTGGCTGCATTCCCAATTGAACGCAAGAGGACACAAATTTGGTACAAGAAATTGTTTAAAAGGTTACTTAATGTTTCTGTGTTGAATGCCTATATCATACATAAACAGACCGCCACGGAGGTCTTGGACCACAGGGGCTTTAGAAAAAACCTGGTAGAATCCCTTTTGCGTAGGCATTCAATAAAAATGCAGCCATATGTCTTTTCTGCCAGGGTACAAGATACCATTTTCGAGGTGAGCCGCCATCACCCCGCCGAATATCCGCGGCTAACTTCATTAAACAGCACAAATCGCCATCGCCACCCATGTAAAGTGTGCGGCAAGCGCACGGTAACGTATTGCGTAGGTTGCGACAAACCTGTGTGCGTATTCACATGTTTTGTGAAACTtcacaattaa
- the LOC119629859 gene encoding piggyBac transposable element-derived protein 4-like isoform X1, whose translation MESERSLRVRGGSARATGVRTRGGRSSLPTRGGSRTGRVRGRGRGCPRSSVEQRPSASCAFNLIAIEDLPAGEPIEQALTERSKRSWNPRNYEPDGEDIPVILSSPAIPPSPAMYVECGGSGTSTPSSRYNIQISVHGSRSPSPSHKRVRRSLCPDQEHDTTNRDSISSLRRPLRDSEICYLLHYGSDDDDSDDESQNDNDEIVPMIIPRAAGILMDTPDDEEIEIDTAAATKPLVTSSAPSIISAPTSPARDTGMKPSHFFEFDWGTFPDSPIPPTERRESFKEHSGPTVAVSDPYEIFRLIWDQEFMEFIVQETNRYAQQLAAEMLDGGELQASSRITEWKETNVDELLVFFGILLAMGIVIKNRVEEYWNTEQNIFSTPGFKVYMSLRRFQLLSRCLHFNNSENLRNLNLDPSQAKLFKVEPVISHLNSKFTELYIMKQNIALDESLLQWKGWLNINQFIPNKAAAVGIKTYEICESQTGYLWRFKIHAHKASPTVSEADPFTASTPALVLNLIKGLEHKGYTLWMDNFYNSPALARKLKSIGFDCVGTLRTNRKYVPTELTNLKKSQMKPGQVVGYTSGDVDCIIWRDQNRVATISTYHGNAVSTKNGVTKLILIRDYNICMGGVDKKDQMLAAFPIERKRTQIWYKKLFKRLLNVSVLNAYIIHKQTATEVLDHRGFRKNLVESLLRRHSIKMQPYVFSARVQDTIFEVSRHHPAEYPRLTSLNSTNRHRHPCKVCGKRTVTYCVGCDKPVCVFTCFVKLHN comes from the exons ATGGAAAG TGAGAGAAGTTTGCGGGTGAGGGGAGGCAGTGCAAGAGCAACAGGCGTGCGCACTCGCGGAGGTCGTTCGAGTCTTCCCACACGTGGTGGTTCACGAACAGGAAGGGTACGAGGTAGAGGAAGGGGGTGCCCGCGGTCTTCTGTTGAACAGAGGCCGTCGGCAAGTTGCGC ATTTAACCTTATTGCAATTGAGGATTTGCCCGCTGGGGAACCGATAGAGCAGGCATTGACGGAGCGAAGTAAGCGTTCATGGAACCC cCGAAATTATGAACCTGACGGAGAGGACATTCCAGTAATTTTGTCTTCACCTGCGATTCCGCCATCACCggcaat GTACGTTGAATGTGGCGGCAGTGGTACGAGCACGCCATCTTCTAGATATAATATACAGATTTCTGTACATGGCAGCCGTAGTCCTTCGCCGTCACATAAACGTGTGCGTCGATCGCTTTGCCCAGACCAAGAACATGATACTAC GAACAGAGATTCTATTTCATCGCTACGTCGACCGCTACGAGACTCTGAAATTTGCTACTTGTTGCACTATG gaAGTGACGACGATGACAGCGATGATGAGAGCCAGAATGATAACGACGAAATCGTTCCCATGATTATCCCCCGGGCAGCTGGAATACTGATGGACACTCCGGACGACGAGGAGATTGAGATTGACACGGCGGCGGCAACTAAACCTCTTGTGACATCTTCCGCGCCTTCCATCATTTCAGCACCTACATCACCAGCGCGTGATACCGGTATGAAGCCTAGTCATTTTTTTGAATTTGACTGGGGAACTTTCCCTGACTCTCCTATACCGCCAACAGAAAGGCGTGAATCTTTTAAGGAACACTCTGGTCCCACTGTTGCTGTAAGTGACCCTTACGAGATTTTTAGACTTATTTGGGACCAGGAGTTCATGGAATTTATTGTGCAGGAAACAAATAGATATGCCCAACAATTAGCTGCTGAAATGTTGGACGGCGGGGAATTACAGGCCTCCAGTAGGATTACAGAATGGAAAGAAACCAATGTAGACGAGTTATTGGTGTTCTTCGGAATATTACTGGCGATGGGAATCGTCATAAAGAACCGGGTTGAAGAGTACTGGAATACGGAACAAAACATCTTCTCCACTCCAGGTTTCAAAGTATATATGTCGCTTAGGAGGTTCCAGTTACTCAGCAGGtgcttacattttaataattccgAGAACTTGAGAAACCTCAACCTGGATCCCTCACAGGCAAAGCTTTTTAAAGTGGAGCCTGTGATTAGCCATTTGAATTCCAAGTTCACGGAATTATATATAATGAAGCAGAACATTGCTTTAGATGAATCGCTGCTGCAGTGGAAAGGTTGGTTGAACATCAACCAATTTATTCCAAACAAAGCTGCAGCAGTGGGCATAAAAACTTACGAAATATGTGAGTCGCAGACGGGGTATTTATGGCGATTTAAAATCCATGCCCATAAGGCTTCGCCTACAGTCTCAGAGGCTGATCCATTCACAGCGAGTACACCGGCGTTGGTTCTTAACCTTATCAAAGGTTTAGAACACAAAGGATACACGTTGTGGATGGATAACTTCTACAATTCCCCAGCACTTGCCCGAAAACTCAAATCGATTGGGTTTGATTGTGTCGGTACGTTGCGGACAAACCGCAAGTATGTCCCGACGGAACTGACCaatctgaaaaaatctcagatgAAGCCCGGGCAAGTAGTAGGCTATACCAGTGGAGATGTCGATTGCATAATATGGAGAGATCAGAACCGCGTAGCGACGATCTCAACGTACCATGGCAATGCCGTCTCCACTAAAAACGGAGTAACAAAACTTATTTTGATACGTGACTACAACATCTGCATGGGTGGCGTGGATAAAAAAGATCAGATGTTGGCTGCATTCCCAATTGAACGCAAGAGGACACAAATTTGGTACAAGAAATTGTTTAAAAGGTTACTTAATGTTTCTGTGTTGAATGCCTATATCATACATAAACAGACCGCCACGGAGGTCTTGGACCACAGGGGCTTTAGAAAAAACCTGGTAGAATCCCTTTTGCGTAGGCATTCAATAAAAATGCAGCCATATGTCTTTTCTGCCAGGGTACAAGATACCATTTTCGAGGTGAGCCGCCATCACCCCGCCGAATATCCGCGGCTAACTTCATTAAACAGCACAAATCGCCATCGCCACCCATGTAAAGTGTGCGGCAAGCGCACGGTAACGTATTGCGTAGGTTGCGACAAACCTGTGTGCGTATTCACATGTTTTGTGAAACTtcacaattaa
- the LOC110386081 gene encoding uncharacterized protein LOC110386081 — protein sequence MILLKVILTLLLTKGFLCSSAFQWPRKCKDSMICSVKPNWMTEDLKTNIEQAAIALKLKNSNSRPIIVNFTSFSASTPKIMHNPPDSNCAYESWTEQPFIVKNDNHIKAVVQTEFFKQHINMVQCATSRTSLSSDPLQCFSNVLAADGSRCVTKNTDITLLTYNVKTGKVDWTPVRIPVCCTCVIESS from the exons atgaTTTTGTTGAAG GTCATATTAACTCTATTGTTAACAAAAGGATTCTTATGTAGTT CGGCATTCCAATGGCCAAGGAAGTGCAAGGATAGCATGATTTGTAGCGTAAAACCGAATTGGATGACAGAAGATTTGAAAACGAACATAGAACAAGCCGCCATCGCACTGAAATTGAAG AACTCGAATTCCCGTCCGATAATCGTGAATTTCACTTCGTTTTCGGCATCTACGCCGAAAATAATGCACAATCCACCGGACTCGAATTGCGCCTACGAATCTTGG aCCGAACAACCGTTCATAGTGAAAAATGATAATCACATAAAAGCTGTTGTTCAAACTGAATTCTTCAAACAACACATAAACATGGTACAATGCGC AACATCACGCACGAGCCTCTCAAGCGATCCGCTGCAGTGCTTCAGCAACGTGCTAGCTGCAGACGGATCCAGATGCGTGACCAAAAACACGGACATCACCCTCTTGACCTACAATGTGAAGACGGGGAAGGTTGACTGGACTCCAGTCAGGATCCCCGTTTGCTGTACCTGTGTAATTGAATCTTCGTGA